From Argopecten irradians isolate NY chromosome 2, Ai_NY, whole genome shotgun sequence, the proteins below share one genomic window:
- the LOC138315042 gene encoding uncharacterized protein: MASPAKKAKTDSSIPVCPYGARCYRKNPQHFKDFNHDSKDDGDNAGSSTSGSTVSDSSSATDMTSLPPCKYGASCYRKNLLHFAEFSHPTTVISKLTDDDGSYTDELPDSEDEQKDKKGKTVKTDDILKRGMSLVKSYSKMSEEERKELIKKAFEAKMKLQKELKETKDEVKSKERELQKLQDQVSTGLILVEGEKEALEGTKTVRFSLQAERAYKEGSADQTHFRLAESQFYRLLSGPAGSAYRVTKVDYVVNPNLGKKFKAGREDLKKHRGEDKSYPVLAFHGTAEKNINPICETGFKVPGDTGFQHKTDTGWYGKGVYFSEFPAYSMSYIQGATKLLLCQVLPGKVFQCTKLIHGAALTKGHDSHTSPDKQELVIFNGNHILPSYVVHYELAKTNFKYKPPGAGASIDDKLDDTKVANAYTAITNSKASSTFKNQKIMFSGSFQLPQNQMLELVKKHGADKATPKVFSILVASKAEFEMKSNKVLVAESKGLPVVCELFVYDSIKARKLKPTEPYEF, translated from the exons ATGGCTTCACCAGCTAAAAAGGCGAAGACAGATTCATCAATCCCTGTGTGTCCGTATGGAGCCAGGTGCTATCGAAAGAACCCACAACACTTCAAAGATTTCAATCACGATAGCAAAGACGATGGCGATAATGCAGGAAGCAGTACTAGTGGTTCGACAGTGTCCGACTCATCATCTGCCACCGACATGACGAGCCTTCCACCGTGTAAATATGGAGCGTCGTGTTACAGGAAAAATCTGCTGCATTTCGCGGAATTCTCTCATCCTACGACCGTTATTTCAAAGTTAACGGACGACGATGGAAGTTATACTGACGAGCTTCCCGACTCGGAAGACGAACAGAAA GATAAAAAAGGCAAAACTGTTAAGACTGACGATATTCTCAAAAGAGGAATGTCACTTGTGAAGAGTTACTCCAAGATGTCTGAGGAAGAAAGAAAGGAATTGATCAAAAAAGCATTTGAAGCAAAGATGAAACTACAAAAGGAACTCAAGGAAACCAAGGATGAAGTGAAAAGTAAAGAAAGGGAACTCCAGAAACTTCAGGATCAG GTTAGTACCGGGTTAATACTAGTAGAGGGAGAGAAGGAGGCTCTAGAAGGAACCAAGACCGTCCGCTTCTCCCTACAGGCAGAACGGGCCTACAAGGAGGGGTCTGCAGATCAGACCCATTTCCGTCTGGCTGAGTCTCAGTTCTACCGCCTCCTCAGTGGGCCTGCAGGATCTGC gTACCGTGTCACCAAAGTTGACTATGTGGTGAATCCCAACCTTGGGAAGAAATTCAA ggCTGGCAGGGAGGATTTAAAAAAGCACAGAGGTGAAGACAAATCCTACCCAGTACTGGCATTTCATGGGACGGCCGAGAAAAACATCAACCCAATCTGTGAGACTGGATTTAAAGTACCAG GTGATACAGGATTCCAACATAAAACAGACACAGGGTGGTACGGGAAGGGAGTGTACTTCAGTGAGTTCCCTGCATACTCTATGTCCTATATCCAAGGTGCCACTAAGCTGTTGTTGTGTCAGGTACTACCAGGTAAAGTGTTCCAGTGTACTAAACTCATACACGGGGCAGCACTCACAAAGGGACACGACTCTCATACCTCACCGGACAAACAGGAGCTGGTCATCTTCAATGGAAATCATATCCTACCTTCATACGTTGTACATTACGAACTTGCTAAAACAAATTTCAAGTATAAACCCCCT GGGGCTGGTGCATCCATCGATGATAAACTTGATGATACAAAGGTAGCCAATGCTTACACAGCCATAACAAACTCCAAGGCATCAAG TACATTTAAAAATCAGAAGATCATGTTCTCTGGATCATTTCAATTACCACAAAACCAGATGTTGGAGTTGGTTAAAAAGCACGGAGCTGACAAAG CGACACCAAAGGTTTTCAGCATACTGGTGGCGTCAAAAGCtgaatttgaaatgaaatctaATAAAGTACTGGTGGCAGAATCAAAAGGG CTGCCCGTTGTCTGTGAACTCTTTGTGTATGACTCTATCAAAGCACGTAAATTAAAGCCAACAGAGCCATACGAATTCTGA
- the LOC138316951 gene encoding uncharacterized transporter HI_0519-like codes for MKTSQYTSDDEGPVTIISLNKMDSDAEGMSSLSSRLDVETKPSVNGTMEADDSKEERMDTKKQFFVDKKFQEIKDIILKHKTGLKRTTFSILLLLYLAYVVYSLRFQFGDEGSWRLLVCTVLLVMYLGWGIIKTLTVYRSFKNSLGVVNPENIKRAKKIIRRSLCLVVLVLIAVYLGLTVIHTRPRNLISLGGIIVFIFILFLMSNNKTDISWHTVFWGLSLQVGFALVILRTDWGIGAVRWVTDRFMEFIAFSDKGSAFIFSEKYKEFDIIFKAVPSVIVFCAAIAVLSYLGVLAFIISNIGGFLGYCLQTNPVESLNAATNIFMGGTESLMVINDYVDSLTTSQIFCVYTNGLSSIAGSALVVFATFGVPVEYLLTASVMSAPAALVAAKTVYPSERSKEPDRKCVIGTGGVPNSFIQALSKGGMQGLQLMVNVLINLLIYISLFAFVNAAITWFGNRAGVEELTLEKLFSYVLWPLAFIMGIDAIDCLKVAEMLGVRMFATLALSYIQMGKYFNNKEKYNSYTALYNNTVLTSSGDIILPNWNATLHNGILTDRSELIATYAMCGFSSLPSIGISLGAFAALAPTRLAELSKIAMKGMIAGTIASYITACVAGLLFA; via the exons ATGAAAACATCACAGTATACGTCGGACGATGAAGGACCGGTCACAATAATATCGCTTAATAAAATGGACTCGGATGCAGAAGGAATGTCCTCTTTGAGCTCTAGACTGGATGTGGAAACAAAGCCGTCAGTAAATGGAACTATGGAAGCTGACGACTCGAAAGAAGAACGCATGGATACCAAAAAGCAGTTCTTTGTTGACAAAAAATTTCAAGAAATCAAGGATATTATCTTAAAACACAAAACGGGGCTAAAACGGACCACGTTCAGTATTTTACTGCTGCTGTACTTGGCGTATGTTGTCTACTCACTCCGATTCCAGTTCGGAGATGAGGGGTCGTGGAGGCTACTGGTCTGTACTGTTTTATTGGTGATGTACCTCGGCTGGGGAATCATTAAAACTCTCACAGTATACCGCTCATTCAAAAATTCGCTTGGAGTGGTAAATCCTGAAAATATCAAGAGAGCAAAGAAAATAATAAGACG ATCGCTGTGCTTGGTGGTGCTGGTACTCATCGCTGTCTACCTAGGACTGACCGTTATACATACGAGACCCCGGAATCTCATCTCCCTGGGCGGGATCATCGTCTTCATCTTCATTCTCTTCCTCATGTCAAATAACAAGACAGAT ATAAGCTGGCACACCGTGTTTTGGGGACTTTCCCTCCAGGTCGGCTTTGCTTTGGTCATCCTCCGGACAGACTGGGGTATCGGGGCTGTACGCTGGGTAACAGACAGGTTCATGGAATTCATTGCTTTCTCCGACAAAGGTTCTGCTTTTATTTTCAGTGAAAAGTACAAAGAATTTGACATCATATTCAAG GCTGTTCCCTCTGTGATTGTATTCTGTGCCGCCATTGCAGTGTTGTCTTATCTCGGTGTCTTGGCGTTCATCATTTCCAACATTGGCGGATTCCTTGGTTACTGTCTCCAAACCAATCCCGTAGAATCCCTTAACGCGGCGACAAACATATTTATGGGTGGT ACTGAGTCTTTGATGGTTATTAATGATTATGTAGACTCCCTCACGACATCCCAGATCTTCTGTGTCTACACTAACGGGCTATCGTCTATAGCAGGATCTGCCTTAGTCGTGTTTGCTACATTTGGA GTTCCTGTTGAGTACCTACTGACTGCTTCAGTCATGTCCGCCCCGGCCGCTCTAGTGGCAGCCAAAACCGTATACCCATCCGAGAGAAGCAAAGAGCCCGACAGAAAATGTGTTATTGGAACTGGTGG AGTACCAAACAGTTTCATACAGGCTCTGTCTAAAGGAGGAATGCAAGGTCTACAGCTAATGGTGAATGTCCTCATCAATCTCCTCATATACATATCTCTCTTTGCCTTCGTCAACGCGGCGATCACGTGGTTTGGGAACAGGGCGGGAGTGGAGGAGCTCACTCTTGAG aaattattCTCCTATGTGCTTTGGCCATTAGCGTTTATTATGGGAATAGACGCTATTGATTGTCTGAAAGTGGCCGAAATGTTGGGAGTGCGCATGTTTGCTACCTTAGCTCTCAGCTACATACAGATGGGGAAGTACTTCAATAACAAGGAAAAATACAACAGTTACACAGCTTTATACAACAACACAGTGCTGACCTCTAGTGGTGATATCATCCTACCTAACTGGAATGCCACACTACACAACGGAATACTCACG GACCGGTCAGAACTGATAGCTACCTACGCTATGTGCGGTTTCTCCAGTTTACCGTCTATCGGGATATCTTTGGGAGCCTTTGCAGCCTTAGCCCCGACCCGACTAGCTGAATTATCCAAGATAGCCATGAAAGGAATGATAGCTGGAACTATAGCCAGTTACATTACTGCATGTGTCGCTG GGTTGTTGTTTGCCTGA
- the LOC138315043 gene encoding uncharacterized transporter HI_0519-like, with protein sequence MDVTEISDVLLTKLYVYPERPLRLSWLLSEDKYRLDTAPMATDQESPGNNTLDNGDIQETSLNDLQFVEQINSPESIDKNPAPEILTLEEGISEANQREKKNLLIDRLFYKIRDAVLEYKKLIKQIIFTIILLLYLAYVVYSLRFQFGDEGSWRLLVCTVLLVMYLGWGIIKTLTVYQSMKQSLGSKNPKNVTKAKKIIRWMMYLVVLVLIAVYLGLTIVQTRPRNFISLGGIIVFIFILFLISNNKANINWHTVFWGLSLQFGFALVILRTDWGIGAVRWLTDRFMEFIAFFDFGSAFIFSEQYKEFKVIFNVVPSVIVLCAVIGGLSYLSVLTFVISNFGGFLGYCLQTSPVESINAVTNIVLSGPESVMFVKDYLERLSPSQLFCVYTNGVSSIAGIVLIVFSNFGIPIEYLMTAAIMSAPASLVASKIIYPSEKIKIDDQKLSLPTMAGPTSLPEAVTAGGLQGLQIVKKVLVNLLIYISLLAFVNAAVTWFGERAGVKELTLGNFFSYVFWPLAFIMGIDAVDCFKVAEMLGVRIFATLFLSYIQIAKYFKNKDKYKEYTTIYNNTVLTPSGDIFLPNWNTTLEHGVLTDRSELIATYALCGFVSIPSIVMLLGSFAVIVPSRLKELSRMTFRVLLAGTLATFLTGCITGILFI encoded by the exons ATGGACGTAACAGAAATCAGTGATGTGTTACTTACAAAATTGTATGTTTACCCTGAAAGGCCACTGCGCCTCAGCTGGCTGTTATCTGAAGATAAATATAGACTTGATACAG CCCCAATGGCTACTGACCAGGAATCTCCTGGAAATAACACGTTGGACAATGGAGACATACAGGAAACCTCACTGAATGATCTTCAATTCGTGGAACAAATTAATTCCCCTGAAAGTATCGATAAAAACCCTGCACCAGAGATACTTACACTTGAAGAGGGAATAAGTGAGGCTAATCAGAGGGAAAAGAAGAATTTGCTCATTGACAGACTATTTTATAAGATCCGAGACGCTGTTTTGGAATATAAAAAgcttataaaacaaataatatttactATTATACTGCTGCTGTACTTGGCGTATGTTGTCTACTCACTCCGATTCCAGTTCGGAGATGAGGGGTCGTGGAGGCTACTGGTCTGTACTGTTTTATTGGTGATGTACCTCGGCTGGGGAATCATTAAAACTCTCACAGTATACCAATCAATGAAACAATCGCTCGGGTCCAAAAATCCCAAAAATGTTACCAAAGCAAAGAAAATCATAAGATG GATGATGTACCTGGTGGTACTGGTACTCATCGCTGTCTATCTAGGACTGACCATTGTCCAAACGAGACCCCGGAATTTCATCTCCCTGGGCGGGATCATCGTCTTCATCTTCATTCTCTTCCTCATATCAAATAACAAGGCAAAT ATAAACTGGCATACCGTATTTTGGGGACTGTCCCTCCAATTCGGCTTTGCTCTGGTCATCCTCCGGACAGATTGGGGTATCGGGGCTGTACGATGGCTAACAGACAGATTCATGGAATTCATTGCTTTCTTCGACTTTGGCTCTGCTTTTATTTTCAGTGAACAGTACAAagaatttaaagttatatttaat GTCGTTCCCTCCGTGATCGTACTTTGTGCCGTAATTGGTGGTCTGTCCTATCTGAGCGTGTTGACCTTCGTCATTTCAAACTTTGGCGGTTTCCTTGGCTACTGTCTACAAACTAGTCCAGTGGAGTCTATCAACGCTGTGACCAATATAGTTTTGAGTGGC cCAGAATCTGTCATGTTCGTGAAAGATTATCTGGAGAGACTATCGCCCTCACAGCTCTTCTGTGTTTACACCAATGGAGTGTCGTCTATAGCCGGTATCGTTCTCATAGTGTTCAGCAATTTCGGG ATACCTATCGAATACCTAATGACAGCCGCCATCATGTCAGCTCCTGCCTCTCTAGTGGCATCTAAAATTATCTATCCGTCCGAAAAGATCAAAATCGACGACCAAAAACTCTCTCTCCCAACCATGGC TGGACCTACTAGTTTACCGGAGGCTGTTACCGCAGGTGGACTTCAGGGCTTACAGATCGTAAAGAAAGTGCTCGTCAATCTTCTCATTTACATATCTCTCCTCGCCTTCGTCAATGCGGCAGTCACGTGGTTTGGAGAGAGAGCTGGAGTGAAAGAGCTCACACTCGGG aattttttttcttatgtgTTTTGGCCACTAGCATTTATCATGGGAATCGACGCTGTGGATTGTTTTAAAGTCGCCGAAATGTTGGGAGTCCGCATTTTCGCCACCCTATTCCTCAGTTATATACAAATagcaaaatatttcaagaatAAGGACAAGTATAAAGAATATACTACAATTTACAACAACACAGTGCTGACACCTAGTGGTGATATTTTCCTCCCGAACTGGAACACAACGTTAGAACATGGTGTTCTTACG GATCGTTCCGAGCTGATAGCTACCTACGCTTTGTGTGGTTTCGTAAGTATTCCGTCAATTGTCATGTTACTTGGATCGTTTGCCGTCATTGTTCCCAGTCGCCTTAAAGAACTATCGAGGATGACATTTAGAGTACTATTAGCTGGAACATTAGCGACATTTCTTACAGGATGTATAACAG GAATACTATTTATCTGA